One genomic segment of Helianthus annuus cultivar XRQ/B chromosome 14, HanXRQr2.0-SUNRISE, whole genome shotgun sequence includes these proteins:
- the LOC110903813 gene encoding transcription factor bHLH18 — translation MDNRSMAWLPELEMEEPSHILKHQQAHPHYSNSMDSFSSESFKGYPSMVTVNQSVQLTTLNGDVHKQQDYKAAKTSPFAPNHASSSNTFTISFGNPTSPQEINQLQLYGKSDLKHPDAVLMPKEETSLNEFLGSFDIATKFRNTRRNHRQAQEHVLAERKRREKLAERFISLSALLPGLKKMDKATVLEDACNYIIQLQTRVKELEDTCVKGKDIIQESAVILAGKSKFCGSHEDFASSSDDANYLTSSSTCSPEIKARISGSKILVRIYCMKSSSLVLKTLSEMESLNITITCFNVVPFNTAHLIAITAQMNDDAVITAKYLVECLQSALRDFH, via the exons ATGGATAACCGATCCATGGCATGGCTTCCAGAACTG GAAATGGAAGAGCCTAGTCACATTTTGAAACACCAACAAGCACATCCTCATTATAGTAACTCAATGGATTCGTTTTCTTCTGAAAGCTTCAAAGGTTATCCAAGTATGGTCACAGTAAACCAGTCTGTTCAATTAACAACACTTAATGGTGATGTACACAAGCAACAGGATTATAAGGCAGCTAAGACTAGCCCTTTTGCTCCAAACCATGCTTCGTCATCCAATACTTTCACTATATCTTTTGGAAACCCTACATCACCACAAGAAATCAACCAACTTCAACTCTATGGAAAATCAGACCTTAAGCACCCAGATGCAGTACTGATGCCTAAAGAGGAGACGAGTCTTAATGAATTTCTTGGTTCATTTGATATTGCCACAAAGTTTCGGAATACAAGAAGAAATCATAGACAAGCTCAAGAGCATGTCTTGGCAGAGAGAAAGAGAAGGGAGAAGTTGGCTGAACGCTTCATTTCTTTGTCTGCTCTCCTTCCAGGACTTAAGAAG ATGGATAAGGCTACTGTGTTAGAAGATGCATGTAATTACATTATACAACTTCAAACCCGGGTGAAGGAACTAGAAGACACGTGTGTCAAGGGAAAAGATATTATTCAAGAATCAGCTGTTATTCTTGCTGGAAAATCTAAGTTTTGTGGCAGTCACGAAGACTTCGCATCTTCTTCTGATGACGCAAACTATTTAACAAGTAGCAGCACTTGCAGTCCTGAGATCAAAGCAAGAATTTCAGGAAGCAAAATACTAGTGAGAATCTACTGCATGAAAAGTTCCTCGTTAGTATTGAAAACCCTATCTGAGATGGAGAGCCTTAATATTACAATTACTTGTTTCAACGTTGTTCCTTTCAACACTGCTCATCTAATTGCCATCACCGCTCAG ATGAATGATGACGCAGTCATAACAGCGAAATATCTAGTGGAATGCTTGCAATCAGCCCTTAGAGATTTCCACTAA